From the Micromonospora lupini genome, one window contains:
- a CDS encoding DUF58 domain-containing protein codes for MRAGLRGLTTRGRSFLAAAIAAAISAVILGEKDLLRVAVLLAVLPLLAAAYVGRSRYKLACNRSLDPHRVSVGANSRVVLRLQNLSRLPTGTLLLEDRLPYALGSRPRVVLERLGAHQASSVAYTVRADVRGRYDVGPLVVRMTDPFGLCELTRAFPSTDHLTVIPQVTPLPSVRLPGEYAGSGDSRARSVAVHGEDDAATREYRRGDDLRRVHWKSTARTGELMVRREEQPWESRATVVLDTRAYGHRGDGPTASFEWAVSAAASIAVHLRQAGYKLRLVTGSGADVDASEGGGDGVLLDHLAEVRLDQRADVAELVQRVRQRADGGLIIGLFGAVSVAEAELLAGLRGNGATCVGFLLDSSTWLSLPEKARAEAEHAHGAAVLAMVRNGWRVVGVDHGSRLPALWPQAGRGSQGFALRAALAETVAGGVR; via the coding sequence GTGCGTGCCGGGCTGCGCGGGCTGACCACCCGCGGGCGCTCGTTCCTCGCCGCCGCGATCGCGGCGGCGATCTCGGCAGTCATCCTGGGCGAGAAGGACCTGCTCCGGGTGGCCGTGCTGCTGGCCGTCCTGCCGCTGCTGGCGGCCGCCTACGTGGGTCGCAGCCGTTACAAGCTGGCCTGCAACCGGTCGCTGGACCCGCACCGGGTCTCGGTCGGGGCCAACTCCCGGGTGGTGCTGCGCCTGCAGAACCTCTCCCGGCTGCCCACCGGCACCCTGCTCCTGGAGGACCGGCTTCCCTACGCGCTGGGCAGCCGGCCACGGGTCGTGCTGGAGCGGCTCGGCGCGCACCAGGCAAGCTCCGTGGCGTACACGGTCCGCGCCGACGTGCGGGGCCGCTACGACGTGGGCCCGCTGGTCGTCCGGATGACCGACCCGTTCGGTCTCTGCGAGCTCACCCGGGCGTTTCCCAGCACCGACCACCTGACGGTCATCCCGCAGGTCACCCCGCTGCCGTCGGTCCGCCTCCCCGGGGAGTACGCGGGCAGCGGCGACAGCCGGGCGCGGTCGGTGGCGGTGCACGGCGAGGACGACGCGGCGACGCGGGAGTATCGCCGCGGCGACGACCTGCGCCGGGTGCACTGGAAGTCCACGGCACGCACCGGCGAGCTGATGGTGCGCCGGGAGGAGCAGCCCTGGGAGAGTCGGGCCACTGTCGTCCTGGACACCCGCGCGTACGGCCACCGGGGCGACGGCCCGACGGCGAGTTTCGAGTGGGCGGTCTCCGCCGCCGCCAGCATCGCCGTGCACCTGCGGCAGGCCGGCTACAAGCTCCGCCTGGTCACCGGTTCGGGGGCCGACGTGGACGCCTCGGAGGGCGGCGGCGACGGTGTGCTGCTCGACCACCTGGCCGAGGTGCGTCTGGACCAGCGGGCCGACGTGGCCGAGCTGGTGCAGCGGGTGCGGCAGCGCGCCGACGGTGGTCTGATCATCGGGCTGTTCGGCGCGGTGAGCGTCGCCGAGGCCGAGTTGCTGGCCGGGCTGCGGGGCAACGGCGCGACGTGCGTCGGTTTCCTGTTGGACAGCTCCACCTGGCTGAGCCTCCCGGAGAAGGCCCGCGCCGAGGCGGAGCACGCGCACGGCGCGGCGGTGCTCGCCATGGTGCGCAACGGCTGGCGGGTGGTCGGCGTCGACCACGGCAGCCGGCTGCCCGCGCTGTGGCCGCAGGCCGGCCGAGGATCCCAGGGCTTCGCCCTGCGCGCCGCGCTGGCCGAGACGGTGGCCGGCGGCGTGC